A section of the Veillonella criceti genome encodes:
- a CDS encoding OPT family oligopeptide transporter: MKHDFMSHDLHLPELTFRGMLLGVLITIIFTASNVYLGLKVGLTFSSSIPAAVISMAILRFFKDSNVLENNMVQTQASAAGTLSAVIFVLPGLLMLGYWQGFPYGETLLLCACGGCLGVLFTIPLRRAMVVNSDLPYPEGRAAAEILKVGSQAHSDENGASKSASGMKEIVSGGIFAGIISLCTNGFHYLAGEMSFWFGVGRGVTQFPLGFSTALLGAGFLIGIASGIAILVGMIIAWGGFVPYLTNVLPMGDAKSVESFAMAVWKEKVRFIGAGCIGIAAIWTLITLTKPIIEGMRISIKNMKMSNEERDTHRMDTDMKPSTVGLVFLVILIGLVICFYSFVSAVDINPALMWTLVVCGIVIALCIGFFVAAACGYMAGLIGTSASPISGIGILGIIISSLVVFAIASANDLFATEAGVKFATAMALFMTSVVVCIAAISNDNLQDLKTGQLVGATPWKQQVALLIGSVAGAIAIAPVLNLLYEAYGFTGALPRAEMDPSAALSAPQATLMTTIAQGIFSSNLDWDYILIGVGIGIIVNLILKSTTATLSLPPLAIGMGIYLPPSLEMPLVIGSFMSYFVGKYLVKRAKERSGELADADVEQCNRRGVLFASGMIVGESLIGVLIAVIIVISVTSGGGEDPLGMVGKDFASTAEWLGLAVFLITIAYFVNLVLSTKFNREEALAIQRINEEEHK; the protein is encoded by the coding sequence ATGAAGCATGATTTTATGAGTCATGACTTACATCTGCCGGAATTAACGTTTCGCGGTATGCTACTAGGCGTACTTATAACTATTATCTTTACCGCGTCCAACGTTTATTTAGGGCTTAAAGTTGGGTTAACCTTCTCTAGCTCCATTCCTGCAGCCGTTATCTCTATGGCTATCCTACGTTTTTTCAAAGACTCTAACGTTCTTGAAAACAACATGGTACAAACCCAAGCATCTGCTGCTGGTACATTATCAGCTGTTATTTTCGTATTGCCAGGCCTATTGATGCTAGGCTATTGGCAAGGCTTCCCTTATGGTGAAACATTATTACTCTGTGCCTGTGGTGGTTGTTTAGGTGTATTATTTACTATCCCGCTACGCCGCGCAATGGTTGTAAATAGTGATTTACCATATCCAGAAGGTCGCGCTGCTGCTGAAATCTTAAAAGTAGGTAGCCAAGCTCACTCTGATGAAAACGGAGCTTCTAAATCAGCGAGTGGTATGAAAGAAATCGTAAGTGGCGGTATCTTTGCTGGTATTATCAGCCTTTGTACCAATGGGTTCCACTACTTAGCTGGTGAAATGAGTTTCTGGTTTGGTGTAGGCCGTGGGGTTACCCAATTCCCACTCGGTTTCTCAACGGCACTGTTAGGTGCTGGTTTCCTTATTGGTATTGCCAGTGGTATCGCTATTCTAGTAGGTATGATTATTGCTTGGGGTGGTTTCGTACCATACTTAACTAATGTCTTACCTATGGGTGATGCTAAATCCGTAGAATCCTTTGCTATGGCCGTTTGGAAAGAAAAAGTTCGTTTCATCGGGGCTGGTTGTATCGGTATTGCCGCTATCTGGACATTAATTACCTTAACTAAACCAATCATTGAAGGTATGCGTATTTCCATTAAAAACATGAAAATGTCTAATGAAGAACGTGATACCCATCGTATGGATACAGATATGAAACCTTCAACTGTGGGTCTCGTATTCTTAGTTATCTTAATTGGTCTTGTTATCTGCTTCTACTCCTTCGTAAGCGCTGTTGATATTAATCCAGCTCTTATGTGGACTCTCGTTGTATGTGGTATCGTCATTGCCCTTTGCATTGGTTTCTTCGTAGCCGCCGCTTGTGGTTACATGGCTGGTCTTATCGGTACTTCTGCTAGTCCAATCTCTGGTATCGGTATTTTAGGGATTATCATTTCCTCCCTTGTAGTCTTTGCCATTGCCTCAGCTAATGATTTATTTGCTACCGAAGCAGGCGTTAAATTCGCAACAGCCATGGCCTTATTTATGACCAGTGTAGTTGTATGTATCGCAGCTATTTCCAACGATAACTTACAAGACCTTAAAACAGGTCAACTCGTAGGGGCAACCCCTTGGAAACAACAGGTAGCCTTATTAATTGGTTCTGTAGCTGGTGCTATTGCTATCGCTCCAGTACTTAACCTTTTATATGAAGCCTATGGTTTCACTGGCGCTTTACCTCGTGCTGAAATGGATCCATCGGCGGCTTTATCTGCACCACAAGCTACCTTGATGACTACTATTGCTCAAGGTATCTTCAGTTCCAATCTTGATTGGGATTATATCCTTATTGGTGTTGGTATCGGGATTATCGTTAACTTAATTCTCAAGAGCACAACAGCTACTTTATCCTTACCTCCACTAGCTATTGGTATGGGTATTTACTTACCACCAAGCCTTGAAATGCCACTAGTAATTGGTTCTTTCATGAGCTACTTCGTAGGGAAATACTTAGTAAAACGTGCTAAAGAACGCAGTGGTGAATTAGCAGATGCTGATGTAGAACAATGTAACCGTCGCGGCGTACTTTTTGCGTCTGGTATGATTGTTGGTGAAAGTTTAATTGGTGTATTGATTGCGGTTATTATCGTTATTTCCGTAACCTCTGGTGGTGGCGAAGATCCACTTGGCATGGTTGGCAAAGATTTTGCTAGTACCGCTGAATGGCTTGGCCTAGCAGTCTTCCTCATTACAATTGCTTACTTTGTAAATCTTGTATTATCTACAAAATTCAATCGTGAAGAAGCATTAGCAATCCAACGCATCAATGAAGAAGAACATAAATAA
- a CDS encoding DUF4163 domain-containing protein: MKRVFKSYMLAALIGSVAFGATGAVQAADVDVVKVNAEPAAAIVNNNGDVVAVATPTEAHNNTTGIMTKRISKDIAPATNKALWEESDELAREADLVQVPEANDYYQRLAVSVSPVAVTGDRLHITYPTVTSVSPVVTKEINDRITKYVQTLQKNLEKSNLKADMKENLYITYDVEANDKGIFSVLIKSYTIGDQAANGLNTVKAFTFNTTTGRVLSLGDFGGVSKDVLNKAINSDEELKLQFFPDSLPIDKVPSDFYATEDHELYIIFQQGTVGSMAAGTIYVPVGKSER, translated from the coding sequence ATGAAACGTGTATTTAAATCATATATGTTAGCAGCTTTAATTGGGTCAGTTGCTTTTGGGGCTACAGGCGCTGTTCAAGCTGCTGATGTGGATGTCGTAAAGGTTAACGCAGAACCAGCTGCTGCTATTGTGAATAATAATGGTGATGTAGTAGCTGTTGCTACCCCAACTGAAGCCCATAATAATACAACGGGTATTATGACGAAACGAATTTCAAAAGATATTGCGCCTGCAACGAATAAAGCTTTATGGGAAGAATCCGATGAATTAGCAAGAGAAGCTGATTTAGTACAAGTACCAGAGGCTAATGATTATTATCAACGTTTGGCTGTATCAGTTTCACCAGTCGCTGTAACAGGTGATCGCTTACATATTACATATCCAACTGTTACCTCAGTTAGCCCTGTTGTAACGAAGGAAATTAATGATCGTATTACAAAATATGTACAGACATTACAGAAGAATTTAGAAAAATCCAATCTAAAAGCTGATATGAAGGAAAATTTATACATTACCTATGATGTAGAAGCTAATGATAAAGGGATTTTTAGTGTATTAATTAAATCCTACACAATTGGTGATCAAGCAGCGAATGGCTTGAATACTGTGAAGGCGTTTACTTTCAATACGACTACAGGTAGAGTATTATCTTTAGGTGATTTTGGTGGCGTGTCTAAAGACGTATTAAATAAAGCAATTAATAGCGATGAAGAGTTGAAGTTACAGTTCTTCCCTGATAGTTTACCAATTGATAAAGTACCTTCTGATTTCTATGCAACAGAAGACCATGAGTTATACATTATCTTCCAACAAGGTACAGTAGGATCTATGGCAGCCGGTACTATTTATGTACCTGTAGGTAAAAGCGAACGCTAA
- a CDS encoding Crp/Fnr family transcriptional regulator, translated as MIYPMYFFSEDFTAIEPLLETVPFRICHFKEGDYLWTPGDSIEELHYIKSGVVQLAMNHPSGRERIISFHGRSTLFPVFYEGPVQLEDSLEGHVLTETHTVAIKKDDFYRILHHHPSMSMAVISWYTKFVNLLLYETGHQGYNNGFNKLCNIIYLLICRDKSELDITQERLGQILGMSRVNINRYLRRLKEEGIIQTQRMRLEVLNKDRLKAYCSEATQYMSSLSH; from the coding sequence ATGATATATCCTATGTATTTTTTCTCAGAAGATTTTACAGCCATTGAACCCTTACTTGAGACAGTGCCCTTTAGGATCTGTCATTTTAAAGAAGGGGATTATTTATGGACACCAGGAGATTCTATTGAAGAACTCCATTATATAAAATCAGGTGTAGTTCAATTGGCTATGAATCATCCGTCAGGGCGGGAGCGCATTATATCCTTTCATGGTCGCAGTACATTATTCCCTGTTTTTTATGAAGGACCTGTACAGCTTGAAGATTCCCTTGAAGGCCATGTGCTGACAGAGACTCACACGGTGGCGATAAAAAAAGACGATTTTTATCGGATACTACATCATCATCCCTCTATGAGTATGGCCGTGATTAGTTGGTATACAAAATTTGTTAATTTACTTCTCTATGAAACGGGCCATCAGGGCTATAATAATGGTTTTAATAAGCTTTGTAATATTATTTATTTATTAATCTGTCGTGATAAATCTGAACTAGATATTACGCAAGAGCGATTAGGTCAAATTTTAGGTATGAGCCGGGTAAATATTAATCGTTATCTTCGTCGATTGAAAGAGGAAGGGATTATTCAGACTCAACGAATGCGCCTTGAAGTGCTCAATAAGGACCGTCTTAAAGCGTATTGTTCAGAAGCCACGCAATATATGTCTAGCTTAAGTCATTAA
- a CDS encoding flavodoxin family protein: MNVIAINGSPRPNKNTAQLLNKALEGAKQSGATTEFISLYPLQYRGCVSCFYCKRKDKEHGTCIVKDDLSPVIEKLKAADAIIWGSPVYFSNMSAAMLALFERFLFSNYIYSASNPSVLGKQIPSAFIYTMNMTEEQTHQFHFRDVVLPVETGVHRILGVEPEKLYAYNTVQFDDYSKFESSIFSESDKRAYKEAHFENDLNQAFQLGQNLVAKAQAIN; this comes from the coding sequence ATGAATGTAATTGCTATTAATGGAAGTCCACGACCTAACAAAAACACAGCTCAATTGCTCAATAAAGCCTTAGAGGGGGCTAAGCAAAGCGGTGCCACTACGGAATTCATTTCACTCTATCCACTTCAATATCGAGGCTGTGTCAGCTGTTTTTATTGCAAACGCAAAGATAAAGAACACGGAACCTGTATTGTAAAAGATGATTTAAGTCCTGTTATCGAAAAATTAAAAGCAGCCGATGCCATTATTTGGGGCTCACCCGTTTATTTTTCTAATATGTCAGCCGCGATGCTAGCCTTATTTGAACGTTTCCTTTTTTCCAATTATATTTATAGCGCTTCGAATCCTTCTGTATTAGGAAAACAAATTCCTTCTGCTTTTATTTATACCATGAATATGACAGAAGAACAAACTCATCAATTTCACTTTAGAGATGTTGTATTACCTGTTGAAACTGGCGTTCATCGCATTTTAGGCGTTGAGCCAGAAAAATTATATGCATATAATACGGTGCAATTTGATGATTACAGCAAATTTGAATCCTCTATTTTCTCAGAAAGTGACAAAAGAGCCTATAAAGAAGCTCATTTTGAAAATGACTTAAACCAAGCCTTCCAACTAGGGCAAAACTTAGTCGCTAAGGCCCAAGCCATTAATTAA